The proteins below are encoded in one region of Telopea speciosissima isolate NSW1024214 ecotype Mountain lineage chromosome 10, Tspe_v1, whole genome shotgun sequence:
- the LOC122642838 gene encoding haloacid dehalogenase-like hydrolase domain-containing protein 3: MAATRTKMARFLRNLVDKRSNFLTGFYTNVSLVKNQNNPFKALAASFSYSSTSTKEAEIVNPRRLGLEFLGFKDYEDYRRSMYGEITHKALLVDAVGTLVIPSQPMAQIYRQIGEKYGVQYSEAEILNRYRRAYEQPWGRSRLRYVDDGRPFWQFIVRSSTGCSDSQYFEELYNYYTTDKAWHLCDPEAEKVFKSLKKAGVKVAVVSNFDTRLRPLLQALNCDHWFDAVVVSAEIAAEKPNPTIFLKACELLGVKPEDAVHVGDDRRNDIWGARDAGCDAWLWGSDVHSFKEVAQRIGVQV, encoded by the exons ATGGCTGCAACAAGAACGAAGATGGCTAGGTTTTTGAGGAACTTGGTCGATAAAAGATCGAATTTCCTTACCGGGTTTTACACCAATGTCTCTCTAGTGAAGAATCAGAACAACCCATTTAAAGCTCTCGCGGcttctttctcttattcttcaaCATCCACGAAAGAAGCAGAGATCGTAAATCCGAGAAGGCTGGGTCTCGAATTTCTGGGATTCAAGGATTATGAAGACTACAGGAGGTCTATGTACGGTGAGATCACTCACAAAGCTCTGCTCGTTGATGCTGTTGGGACCCTAGTCATTCCCTCACAACCCATGGCTCAG ATATATAGACAGATTGGGGAGAAATATGGGGTGCAGTATTCGGAGGCTGAGATATTAAATCGTTATCGGAGGGCTTACGAGCAGCCTTGGGGTAGATCTCGATTAag ATATGTGGATGATGGAAGACCCTTCTGGCAATTCATAGTTAGGTCCTCCACTGGGTGTTCAGATTCTCAATactttgaagaactttataacTACTACACAACTGACAAG GCTTGGCACCTCTGTGATCCTGAGGCTGAGAAGGTATTTAAATCCCTTAAAAAGGCTGGTGTGAAAGTGGCTGTTGTGTCAAACTTTGATACACGACTGCGCCCTCTTTTGCAAGCTCTGAATTGTGATCACTGGTTTGATGCCGTGGTAGTGTCTGCTGAG ATTGCAGCAGAGAAGCCAAACCCAACAATATTTCTGAAGGCATGTGAGTTGTTGGGAGTAAAACCTGAGGATGCCGTACATGTAGGGGATGATCGCAGGAATGACATATGGGGTGCAAGAGATGCTGGTTGTGACGCTTGGCTTTGGGGAAGTGATGTTCACTCTTTCAAGGAG GTTGCCCAAAGGATTGGGGTTCAGGTCTAA